The Elephas maximus indicus isolate mEleMax1 chromosome 11, mEleMax1 primary haplotype, whole genome shotgun sequence genome contains the following window.
aaaggactaatggcccacatgaactacagccccCTCTAGCCTAAGACCAGAAAAGCTAGATTCCCTGGCTAACACTACTGACGGCCCTGACCAGGAACAccatagaaggtcctggttagagtgggagaaaatgtagaacaaaattcaaattcataaaaaagaccagacttactggtctgatagagactggaggaactaacTTGAAACTGAAGTCATCCCCATagatcatctttcagccaaataatagaaagCCTATAAAATAAGTAATAACACCAGTGAAGAATGCTcaccttagaacaatcaactgcaagagaccaaaaggcaacatttgcccaaaagcaaagatgagaagacaggaaggggtagAGGAACCAGATGAATGGAAAGTGGGAATCCAGGGTGGAATTTGGGAGAACGCAGATACTCTGCAGGGATTgtgaccaatgtcacagaatGATTAGTTTATGAATTATTGAattggaaactaatttgctgtgtagactttcacctaaagcacaataaaatgttcaaaaaaaaaaaaaaagaaagtgaggaGATAATAAgtagaggaaagagaagaaagttgATGACTTTAGGGTTAAGAGGAGTTAGAAAGAAATGGAATACAGTATGTAAGTGGAAGTTTTAgtcatgaaaaagaggaagaaattttttggtttggtgattcaaagaaaagaaaattcatagtGGAATTTTCTGGTATGTTGCTAAGAGACTGAAAGAGCTTTTACCCATTTTCTGTTTCTGTGAAATAGGCGGTAGGATCATCAGTCCTCTTTCAACTAGATCTCGTTTCTGTAGCTGATGGccagcatcattttctttttccttttacctatttttcctattttctacTGATTTTTTCCTCACGATAAAATGTGGCATCTGCTTACTATAgatacaaaagcaaaataaaggagCACCTCGGAGCACACCACCataggttaagaaaaaaaaattagccaccaTGAAAATTGTATTTAATGTCTTTGAGATATACtacatttgtatattttttaaaagacatataAGTTATTTTGGATCTGGGGTGGTATTATGCAAGCTTGCATTCCAGAATAGGGAGCACTTTTCTTTCAAAAGGTTAAAAGCAGACAAGGGAAACTATTCTGGGCACTGCTGATATGATTTGCTCATGTGGTTTGATTGTCTTTTACAAGTTGGGACATGTTTCCCTTTCAATTTTCATCTTTCGTAAGATGAAAGTTCtgtcctttttattcttttgcctCCATTACTTGGTAccattgttgaatgggaacaatTTCTCCTTTATGTGTAGGCATGTTCCACTGAATTATTTGAGTATTGGAGTGCTCTTCTTATTTATGATACATCCCTCCACATTATGTCCTATCTAGGAGCTGAAAACATGTCACCTAAGGGTGACAAAGATCTCCAAATAGTCACTTCCCGAAGTTGTAACTGGCATTTGCTTTAAATTGGTGTGATTATGTCTAAGCCATGTGACTTGAAGGAATGATTCTGACATACACAGACCCTTTCTATTgatttaatgccttttttttcctaTCGTAGATTCAAACATCATTTTTGTCTCTTGGATGAATACGACAGCtggtgatttcttttctctgtgaaTCCAATTAATCTATGCTCCtgggctttttaatttttttgcattcgcttttattttttttttatgcaagttgTTTACATTCTCAGAATATCTATCTTTATATCCTTATGCTTATCTGCTTTCCAAATTACTTAGCCTTTTATCCCTGCTTCCTGTTATGGGTTTACTAATGATTGCTCTCATCTCCCTACACTCAGCTTTGCTTTACAAGTAACTTCTCTCCACACACGCACTGGGATCATTTGAGGTATATTCAATAGCAAACTTAAAAGAAGCAGACAAAATAATCCTGACAAAGTCTCCACATTGATTCTGTGCTCTACAAAGGTTTACAAGGGCTTAATACGAATGTTTTGAAACCTAAAGATATCCAAAGACTGTTTCAACCAATACCTTTTTTAGAAAGAGataacaaacacaaaaaagagCATCAAAAATTACTTGTAAGGATATGTGAATTCTACTGATGAAGCAGATTTAAAAAAGCAACCTGGCTGAAATGCACCATTCTGTACCCCCGTTTATGAAACTCCTTTACAAAAATGTTAAGATAGTGTATGCAAACTGACATGTAGTGAACTTCCAGTAAAGGCAAATGTTCTCATACTACCTTTGCTGTACAAATTTGGAAATCAAGCACATGTGACAACAAACATTCATTTAGTAAAGATTTTTTGAGAGTGTTTTCTTTGATACATGATGGATTTAGGTTAATTGGCAAGGTTGCCCatagtctcattaaaaaaaaaaaaaataggtacagtAGCAATACAGTTTCTTTGGATTGAAAAAGtaagatatttttaaagaaaacattttgagATTAAGGGGTTATAGTAGATGCGAGGGTAAAACGTTGCTATTAAATTCTTATAATATATCCTATCCATAAAGTTACTTAACACTCGGCAAAGAAAAATGTTTGAGATGAAATTCAATTTCTGCAATCTTGTAAATAAGGACATAAATACTAGAGAGTAATTTCCTATTTCATTCATGGTCACTTAACAAATTTCTGGTGATCTAGGACAATAAAGAACATGACTCTCACATACTGGCTTTAAATTGTTTATACTGCACCATGTTGCTAACTTTAAAGTTGAGTGGTTCTCATTTTTTCTGGCCCAGCTGATCAGAGGGAACTTCATTTCTTGCACTGCTAACTGAAGCAATCATTCTCAGCCGTGCTCTCTGTCCCCCATATCCAATCCAGTGGTCTTATCAGAAGTTCAGAAATAGAGTCATGAGTAGCCTCAAATGCCCTACAGTTTATGCTAAACTTCTCTTAGGAGTCATTGGCTCCCATTCTTTCCTGTTAAAAATAACTAAGATAAAACTACACCTTATCGGTTAAGAATTTAACAGCATAGTGCTTAAGGGTAATTTGCCCTCCATAGATACGGGATTTTATtgagaaataaaacattaatCAGTGATGCTGTTTTGTTGAtttccaagaaatcaaacatctaAATCCTCATTTAATAAAGATATGACTCACATATGCAAAATAGTTTATTCACTACTTTTTGACAATTCAAAattataaatttctattttttcaaatttgGAAACATTAAAAAACTATAAATGCAATTCCATTATCAAAAATGTTAAGGAGCTTCCTCTTCTGAGAATTCTTCCTggtaagtaaaacaaaaatctgtGGACATCGTATCTACAAAAAACTTCTATAAGAAGTCACtgaagggtggagagaagaaagcagactgGCTAGGGACCTCAAGATCTAAGGAATATCATGATGGATCCCATGACAGGCATGCAAatactagacaatgaaaaaggaaaactgaagaattgatgcatttgaattactgtgttgatgaagaatattgaatataccatggactgccagaagaacgaacaaatttgttttggaggaagtgcagAGTGAATAATCCTTAGAAGGAagcatggcgagactttgtctcatgtactttggactttttatcaggagagaccaatccctggaggaggaaatcaagtttggtaaagtacggggttagtggaaaagagggagacccaaaatgatatggattgacccagtggttacaacataacaacaattgtgaggatggcatgggaccagacaatgttttgtttaattacgcatagggtctctataagtcagagacaacttgatggcatctagccAAAACAAAGAGTTCATCATTCTACCTCATGTAACCCAGCCTTGCAGCTGGAGAATATGGCAACTCAGAAATGCCAACAGGCACAGACAAAAAATGTCCTACTCTCTCTAGTCAAGGGAGTAGGAAAGGGGCAGCCTACTAAGACAGAACATTTTTAGACAAAAGCCTCTCTACTTTAGGCAAACACCACAGAAAAGCTGTGGCCTCACCCTACCCATGCCAGTAGAGGACAAGTAAGGAGCCTAGACTTTAATAAGGTGCCCAAGATCCCTGCCAGGTTTCTTTCATAGAGGGGTAGGTACGAAGCCAAAGCATTCACCACCAGCAGCAGGTAATGAAGGTCCCTTGCCTTGTGGTGTCAGTGGAGACCACGCAGGAAACCCATACTTCCACTCCCCCCTAGCTGTACAGAGGTATCTCTGCATCTCACTGTGGAGGTGGTGCCAGAGCAAGGCTGATGGGGAGTCAAGACATACACCATCACTCAGTGCTAACAAGGCCACTTCCAATATATTGCCAGTGGAGGCCACATGGGGAGTCAGAACCCTACTCCCAATTGGCAGTAACAAAGAATCCCCCATTGTGTATCAACAGAGGAAGTGTGGCAAATCTAGACTTCTACCTCCCCATGACAGTAAAGAGGCAGTACACCAGCTTCCCCTACTACAGCAGTATTAGCTAGTTAAAACAGAAGGTTTACATAAGATCCAGGATCTCATAACATAATACAAAAATATCTagatttccatttaaaaaaatcactcatcATACCAAGATCCAGGAAGATATTAAACTGAATGAAAAAGACAATCAGTAGTTGCCAATACGGAGATAACAGACACATTAGAATTATTtaacaaagattttaaagcatCCATGAGAAAAATGATTCAATGAACAATTATAAACAAGCTTGAAAAAATAGAAGGcctcaataaagaaataaagagtttcacatgcaaataaaacagaagacataaATAAGAAACGAATAgatattttagaactgaaaaataagataatgaaaataaaagcttCAGTGGATGGActcaagagtagaatggagtggaCAGAGGAAATAATCTGGATAGAAAAGGAGAGATATGGTAGGAATTATTCAATATGAAcaccagaaagaaaataaactgaaaaaacaaacaaacaaaaacagcagaATGTTCTGGTGGGACTATAGCAAAATATCTAGTGTTCTTGTTACTGACttcttaaaaagaaagagaaaagagatcaggaatgaaaaattactcaaagaaataatggctgaaaacttcccgaACTTTTCAAGAGAGAAAATCACACAGTTTCAAGGAGCTGAGTAATTCTCAAACaggataaaaacaaagaaatccaCATAGGGATACATCATAATTAAGCTtctaaaaatgagagaaaaaaaacttCAACGTAGCCAGAGGAAAGTGACAACCTACCtacaaaggaaaaacaatttaaaCGATGGTAGATTTATCATCAGAAACCACAGCTATCAGAatgaaatagcaaaaaaaatttcaagttctGAAAGGAAGATCTGTCAATTCAGACTCCCATTCCCAGCAAAAACATCCTTCAGGAAAAGAGAGTAAATCAGGACGttctcagatgaaggaaaattaaGACAATTTGTCACCTAGACATCTACTTTAATACAGGCTAAAgtgttctttctccctttctctgtcaTCGTGACATGTGCACCCACTGGCCATCCTTGCCATGTCTTCTCACAAGATTTTCAGGATCAAGAGGCTCCTGGCCAAGAAAcaagagcagaattgcccaattCCCCAATGGATTCAAATGAAAACTGGTAGTAAAATTAGGTACAACTCCAGGAGGAGACACTGGAGAAGAACTAAGCTGGGTCTATAAGGAGTCATGCACATGATGGAACACAGATTTGCCCCTTCTATCAGATTCCACTAGCATTTTACCATATCAAGTTGAAAATTTTGCCATGATCTGTACAATTGAACAAGTATTGGGAAAATTCtggtttcttcctttgtttttatgTTTCCGCATTAAGAGATTGAATCCACTAATAAATATGTGAGATctttgctttggaaaaaaaatggcTAAATTTTCTAAATAGGgaataaaaggggaaaaattaTTCTTGGAACATCAGAAAGGAAGATAGAACATGGAAAGCAAAAGCATGAGTAATACAATAGGCTTTCCTTCTCATCTTGGTTTTCTCTATTATGTTTGACGACTGAAAGCaaaattaaaacacattttttttttatgatatagttCTCAAACTATGCagacaaaatatttaagaaaaatataaacaggGGGGTAGAGAGAGGCAGGTTTTCTCTAGTTCACTTGGAATGGTAAAAGGATAATACTAATAGACTGTGACTATGCAAACCACAGTCCATAAAATGAGAAACTGAAAGTTCTGCAAAAGACTCTTTTAAGTGAATGAAAATATAACCTACCTAGCAGGATATTTACAACCCACATAGCcgacaaaaaaaataaacaagtgtctcaaatatttaaagaaatttcaaaaattcaactgtaaaacaacaaaaaaatacaattaaaaaaatgggaaaaagacatttcaccaaTTAAAATAgacagatggcaaataaacacatgaaatgatgttCAACATCACAGGGAAGTGAAAGTTAAAACCAAATTTAGATGTCACTACACAGTTATTagaatgcagcgctggaagtgttcactggtctatgccaagaaatttggaagacagctacctggttaaccaactggaagagatccatatttgtatccatgccaaagaaaggtgatccaacagaatgcagaaattatcaaaaaatatcattaatatcgcacacaagtaaaattttgctgaagatcattcaaaaacggttgcagcagtatatcgacagggaactgccagaaattcaagctggattcacaagaggatatggaacaaaggatatcattgctgatattagatgtattatggctgaaagcagagaatatcagaaaggtgtttacctgtgttgtattgactatgcaaaagcatttaactgtgtggatcataacaaattgtggataatgttgcaaagaatggaaattccagaacacttaattgtgttcatgaggaacctgtacatagatcaagaggcagttgttcaaacagaacaagggaatactgcatggtttaaagtcaagaaaggtgtatgtcagggttgtatccttttaccatacttattcaatctgtatgctgaggaaataatctgagaatctggactctgtgaataagaacaggacatcaggattggaggaagagccattaacaacctgcgttatgcagatgacacaaccttgcttgctgaaaatgaagaggacttgaagcacttactgatgaagataaaaggctGCAcatccttcagcatggattactgcatttaagaaaacataaaagtatGCACTACTCCAAAGAtagaaaatttccttttttttttttaaactactcaTTTCAACAAAACCTTAAAAACTGTGCATTACTATTTTAATAAATGTTcaaggctctgtgtgtgtgtgtgtataaagtgTATTTGTTGAAAGAAACATTGACAGGAATTTTTAGCATTAACCTCATGCCCATTGAGTTTTTTTCCCACCTGTTATGTTGACCTAAAGTGATAGGtattctgtgctgtcttcttcctATTAAATTACTGATTTTAGCATCCTGACTTTCTCTGAGTCCACTATCCTCTATGCTATTTACTCATCTTTTAAGCCAATGTCAAGTGTGGATCGGAAAAGACTGTTGCACAGTACTTTATCTAAGTGTTTCTCCAATGTAAAATCATCGTTTTGATCTAAACTCAAGTACATTTATTTCTGATCTCTAAGTTCATCTTTTTGCTAAGACTCAAGAGTATGGGTCAGATCAGAGACATTTCTATAATAGCTCCATGTTttgtagtttcatttttttggtagcAACTTTTTTTCTAGAAtactcttttctccctcccctccctcagggAATATTTACTCACTGtctcattcattcatatattatTCACATGGCTTTATTAAATACCAACTATCTTTCAGAACTGAATCTCAATTCTGAGGGCAAAGAAAATTGAGTAAGACACATTACCTTCTCTAAAACATGTAAACTTGCAAGTATAAAGACAAGTATTGGAACAAAGATAAATCTGTGCTCCTCACTCTTCACCTACCCATGTTTCCAGCCCAGAAACTTCATGACTTATGCTAAGTTTGTTCCTCGTGCTTGTTCCCTGCACACAATGAACCATTATGTACTCTTGAGTTCACTTTCTCTCCAACAGCACTGCTAATGCCCTCATAGTGTTTTaccagaacaatttgtgtaggatGCTTACTATCTATTTCATAGAAGATTTTTGCCCACTTCTGTTACGTTCTTCTACATTTTAGCCATAATTATAATTTTAGCATGGAATTTATATTTGCTATTCTCACCTCAAAATTCTCCCAGAAATACTCTTATCATCAGCAAACTAAGGCTTTCAAGCCAAATGTGGCCCATGGCCTATTTTTGTACAGTCTACAAGCTAAGAATGCtttgttaataatattttattgtgtttttggtgaaagtttacccagTAAATtaaattaggttcccatctgACAATTTCTACATAATTTGTTCAGCAACTtaagttacattttttacaatgagtcaatattttctttcattgtgtTCTGTTTAATCTGTTTCCTGTCcatttatcttctcatctttgctttagagtaattgttgaccttttggtcccatatagttgctttctttttgttttaataaatcaTTGTATTCACAGATAATATTCTTCGTTTTTTGTGCCTCTTTGCTATTTCCCTAAAAGGTGgtctcaggggttagttttggttcaaggtttaaagagtatctcagtgcAAAAGTATcagagtcctctggtctcaattGGTTCATAGATTGTGCTTTCAAATGTGAAAAGTAGAATAATACATTCGTGGCCTCGGAGAAGATAAAACTTTCTTAAATAAGATACTGcacctcacaaaaaaaaaaaaaaaaattaccataaagGAAAATTTTGGTAAATCTAAGtattagaaaatacataaattaatAATTTAGACAACATTAAGGGAGTAAAAAGGAAAACCAGAGcatgggaggaaatatttgcaagGCATATTCacacactcctcacttatcagcatgcttagtttccaaagaccagatcattatgtgaaaatcagcattatgtgaaaattgagGATAAacacaacagatcacaaaatggaagatgactacatcatcacataactctcaaattacatcattacataactgtcaaaccactgagaatcataatccagccaagctgacacaaaacCTTGACCACTACATCAAGTATTACTCTTGTCTCACACCTTGgcttttgttactgccagatgtacatggttaatgtgcaaaatagtcagtatattttttactattgccataaatgtgaaatgtagcATAATGAGATAGTGAGGAGTAGGCATAATCAACAAACGGCTTGTATTCAGAATAGATAAAgaactacaaatcaataagaaaaagagatAATCCATACAAAGAAGGATGGGCAAAAAACTTGAACAAGCACCTCACAAAAGCTGTTaactatatggaaaaaaaaaaaaaactaacgaaGGGGGTTCTCAAATTATTAGCcaccaggaaaatgcaaataaaaagcaCAAAGTAGTATGACTACACTCTCAATAGaatgattaaaattaaaagtatTAACAATACCAAGTGTTAGCAAAGATGTGGAACAACTAAAGCTTTCAAACACTGTTGATGgaagtgtaaattggtacaaccaatttagaaaacaattTGCCATTATCTACTAAAACTGAAGATAAAGCGATTCATTCctgaggtatatatatatgtgaacgTGTGGGCACCAAAAGTTTGTAGAGGAATGTTCTTAGCAATCTTATTCATAATACAAAAATCTGGAAATAATACAGACATCCATCTGCTAAAAAtggtttttaaagttttaaatagtTAAAAAGGGGGAAGAATAAGAAGGAGGAGTAGGCGAATTTACAATGAAGGTGGCCTGTGGCTCTCGAAGTCTAAAATGTTACTATTTCGCTCTTTATAGAAAAGGTTTGCTGACCTGtgacaagatttttaaaaaaatgcttatttAATTGTCATGTAAGACCTTTCATGATCCAAGTGTGTGTTTAAGGACCAAGACTCTGACATCTGTGAGTCTGAATTCAAAATACAATCCCACAGTTAGAAGTAATATGAAATATTTCAGCTGTTTTCCTTACTGCAAAATGGAAGTAATGATAGTATCTATTTCACAGAATTATTTTAgaaatgtcatcaggaaagataaaTTGCCAGAAAAGAACATCATTCATGTTTAGTAAactagagggccaacaaaaaatgAGGGGTGCCCTCAGGGAGagagattgacacaatagctgcaacaatagattcaaacacaccaaagatcatgaagatggtgcagaaatgAGTAAGGTGtagttctattatacataaggttgctctgAGGAGAAGCCAGCTTAAGggttgctaacaacaacaagtgcgtGGGAAAGATTTAGCAAAATTCCTGTGTATATAAATACAACTGGGTTGCTGCCTCATATTCCACCACCACTCACTCATTTCACCAAACACTCTGGAACACTGCTTGCTATTTCCAATCTCTGTTAATTTGCACGTATGGCTTCCTCTGCACAGAAAACATTCCCATAACACTTTCTTTCCACGTTCTGCCCACACATCCTTCTAATATTTGCTCAAATACTGTTTCTTGTCCATAGCTCCAACGTTTGCCCTCATCTCAGCTGGCAGAGTGATCCTTTCCTTGAGGTCCTACCACAGATCTACCATTCCCTGTACAAACGATCCTATTTTATTGTGGCTGCAGTCAGTCTAACCACGTGGCCTTAACTTCTTGTGGCTATGAAATAACGACTCTTTTCATCTTGTGCCCTACACGTTTATCTGACCTACTAAAAGCCTCATCAACTCCCGTAGGCATTTATTTAATTAATGCATTAGAAagggtcctggtggcgcagtgtctaagtgctcagatgctaacggaaaggtcagtggtttgaacctcccagccactccatgggagagagatatggcagtctgcttcctaaagatttacagaatcggaaaccctgtggggcagttctactctatcctgtagactcactatgagtcagaatcaacttgacagcagtgggtttggattttgtatTAGAAAGGAGACAGTGcccaattttaaattctcatttcTTAGAATTTTCCATTCTTCTTAGTAATTGTTGCATTCATTCTATCTCCAATGCTGGCTAAATATCACAGATTTGGACGTGGAGCCTAGAAATGCACTTATTCTTActttaagaatatttttttctcctcatttaGTCACTACCTTGCAGATgtcccttttttattttcctgaaaatataaaaatatttttcctaagcTTAGTAATATTCATTTTAAAGCAATTCACTACTTGAAACCTATAAAGCTGTCCAATTTTGTcatgcactgtttttttttacttcactACATAGGTAATAAAATACAACAGTATAAGCATTATAATCTAACAAGGACACGCCTTAGTGGTTGTTAGGGATATGAGTAAGTCCTAGTTGCCCTTAACAACTCAGATTTATCATTATCAGACCACAAAAAATCCCAAGGTGATTTACTGtcattatgaaaaataaatataaatgacaaaaaggacagaagaatatattttaaataaaaaatgctaGTAAATGAGAAATATCATGAATGAATAACAGTTTAAAGCTCATTAAATGTTTTTAGAAGAATATTTTATATGGAAAGTTGAAATGACAGTCACTGAGTTCAagagcaacaataaaaaatacgTAAAAGGCAAGTACAGTATTGTATCTTAGGAACTTGTTCAGATATAGAAAATCAAGGTTTCTCTATCTATGTAGTGTCCAGAAAACCTTGAGTAGCAACTCTTAAGGTCCTTTAGGAAAATCCTAGAGGGTTAATGATGAGTAGTCCTTCCTTATTCTGCCTCCTTTTCTTCTCATTCATGGCCGTACAGAACTTTCTGGAAAGGCCACAAACTCCCAAGATTCCCAAGTATCAATCCTCCAAGGTTAGCTTGAATGAACGTGTTGAAAGTAGAGGGAGAAAACACAGGCAACAAAAGATATAAGCAGACTTTATTGACAGTTGTTATGCAAAGTATTTTGTTAACATTTTAATTTGATATAGAGTAAGCAAGATCATTTTTCCCTAATGTCCCACAGAGGAAAATAGAGAAACTGAGTTTCATTAAGGGATTTGCAGAGGTGATTTGCATAAGAATGAATcggcatatattttaaaattaagtagATTACAACCTGACAATTTTGTTTACTGCTCAAATAGCTGATCCTTGGTTTCCTATAGTCTTCCTTTGAGATTAGTAGTTAAAAGTTACTAGTATATGCAACCATTATGACCCATAATAATGACAATTTTATATGGTTCAACCTACATTTTTTTTGTAGGCCATAATGGATGCTATATTGAAATCaaattattaaattataaatTCAACATTGTATAAGTATaaaattctttctctttggtCTCATTTCATAAGTTTTTCTAACTGGAGTCCTGGTGATACAATGgtcaagagctctgctgctaaccaaaatattagcAGTataaacccactagctgctccttgggagaaaagacctaaatgatctgctcccataaagattacatcctaggaaaccctacagtgcagttctactctgccctacagggtcaccatgagtcgaaattgacttgagtggcacacaacaacaaaagtaatgTAGTAGTTATGTTTTCCTCATAAACactgatgttgttgctgttaggagccatcaagccaattctgactcttaatgactccatgtacaacagaatgaaacactgcccaatcctgcatcatcctcaaaatcgttgctatatttgagcccattgttgcagcaaaaAAGAGTCAATAAAAGAGAAGGTCATTAACTAAAGGCACAAAATATGGAATTCCTTCTCTGAAAGCCCTGATTTATAAAGAATGTACTTACTGCTCACCAGTTAACTTTCAGTGTACCAATCTATCCCTACTATCCATACTCTGACTCTTATTAGTTACTTATTATATATGTGAAATTCCGGTTTTCTACCCAGAGAGAGGCAACAGATCatgttttcttttgattcttcaaTCCTGGTAAAATAATAAGTATTATGATTGTAAAGTAACAGGTGGAACATGATGACTTTTGTCTATTAGAAGAAACatagttttggtttatatgtacaGGCAACTATCTGCTTCCAGGATGCATTTCATTTCTAATCATATATGATGGagcattctctttgctttcataTTTGACACATAGATTTCTAAGCAATTAAATAAGAGTTTCTATTCTGTGTATATAGATATTAATGTCTTGATATTTCAAAGACTTCCTGGGttagaagttaaaaaaacaaactcattgctgattctgactcatagtgaccctacaggacagaatagatgattctgactcatagtgatttagttgactctgactcatagtgaccctacaggacagaatagaactg
Protein-coding sequences here:
- the LOC126085855 gene encoding 60S ribosomal protein L39-like — its product is MSSHKIFRIKRLLAKKQEQNCPIPQWIQMKTGSKIRYNSRRRHWRRTKLGL